The Mytilus galloprovincialis chromosome 4, xbMytGall1.hap1.1, whole genome shotgun sequence genome contains a region encoding:
- the LOC143071761 gene encoding small nuclear ribonucleoprotein G-like: MSKAHPPELKKFMEKRVCLKLNGGRQISGTLRGFDPFMNLVVDESVEETKAGDRNTIGMVVVRGNSIILLEALERI, from the exons ATGAGTAAGGCTCATCCCCCAGAATTGAAAAA GTTCATGGAAAAGAGAGTTTGCT tgaaGTTGAATGGTGGTCGTCAAATATCAGGAACATTGAGAGGTTTTGACCCTTTTATGAACTTGGTAGTAGATGAGAGTGTAGAAGAAACTAAAGCTGGGGATAGAAATACTATTGGCATGGTG GTTGTTAGAGGGAACAGTATCATACTGTTAGAGGCCTTGGAGAGGATATGA